Proteins from a single region of Schistocerca gregaria isolate iqSchGreg1 chromosome 3, iqSchGreg1.2, whole genome shotgun sequence:
- the LOC126355489 gene encoding uncharacterized protein LOC126355489, which translates to MPRREPDGLRLRHQRQRTVGDRPHHWSLQTPADQYFLPKPGFFFPKAGGPAYYLPDGIDGVTADESCDGKLYFQAFASNIQGVVDKQVIRDARDGDMLDTKTQVYLPGELPGQSGVMVVDPKGQLLFFPVLDELAIYCWNTSKPHDRKNFHLIVEDDEHLLFVSSIKIDTKTQRLYT; encoded by the exons ATGCCCAGAAGGGAGCCTGACGGCCTACGCCTCCGACACCAGAGGCAACGCACTGTCGGTGACAGACCTCACCACTGGAGCCTCCAAACACCTGCAGACCAGTACTTCCTCCCCAAGCCCGGCTTCTTCTTCCCGAAGGCGGGAGGTCCAGCCTACTACCTACCGGACGGCATCGATGGAGTGACAGCCGATGAGAGCTGCGACGGCAAACTCTACTTCCAGGCGTTCGCCAGCAACATCCAGGGCGTTGTGGACAAGCAGGTCATCCGAGATGCACGTGACGGGGATATGTTGGACACCAAGACGCAG GTTTATCTGCCAGGAGAATTACCTGGGCAGAGTGGAGTAATGGTAGTGGATCCGAAGGGACAGCTGCTATTCTTCCCCGTGCTGGATGAACTGGCCATCTACTGTTGGAACACAAGCAAACCTCACGACCGCAAGAACTTCCACTTGATCGTTGAAGATGATGAACATCTACTGTTCGTCAGCAGCAtcaagatagacacaaaaacaCAAAGATTATATACATAA